One stretch of Nocardia mangyaensis DNA includes these proteins:
- a CDS encoding Rid family hydrolase: MKRTIYVAVAAVAAMTLTACSSGTDAAEPDTAPSTSILEAGQATPMIAQGVVIAKDAAIYKSSGLGPAAANKAAPTGSPESFIDTSQFPDAKLSPGVTITEAQGMAALAAIKENLEAQRLSLDDVITMRVFLDNAPGTDRADYAGWNRAYRQYFANTNLDTGDTELVPLGTAAPAAPLVRNPARPSRFALEVASLPVPGWLVEVEVDAVFPTVG; the protein is encoded by the coding sequence ATGAAGCGAACCATCTATGTGGCCGTGGCGGCCGTGGCGGCGATGACGCTGACCGCCTGTTCCTCCGGCACGGACGCCGCCGAGCCCGACACCGCACCCAGCACCTCGATTCTCGAAGCCGGACAGGCCACTCCGATGATCGCCCAGGGCGTGGTGATCGCCAAGGACGCCGCGATCTACAAGTCCAGCGGCCTCGGCCCCGCCGCGGCCAACAAGGCGGCACCCACCGGCAGTCCCGAATCCTTCATCGACACCAGCCAATTCCCCGACGCGAAGCTGAGCCCGGGCGTCACGATCACCGAGGCACAGGGCATGGCGGCGCTGGCCGCGATCAAGGAGAACCTCGAGGCACAGCGCCTGTCCCTCGATGACGTCATCACCATGCGGGTCTTCCTCGACAACGCCCCCGGAACCGACCGCGCCGACTACGCGGGCTGGAACCGCGCCTACCGCCAGTACTTCGCCAACACCAACCTCGACACCGGCGACACCGAACTCGTTCCCCTCGGCACCGCCGCCCCGGCCGCTCCCCTCGTCCGCAACCCGGCCCGCCCCTCCCGCTTCGCCCTCGAGGTCGCCAGCCTCCCGGTCCCGGGCTGGCTGGTCGAGGTCGAGGTCGACGCCGTCTTCCCCACGGTCGGGTAG